ggacatggcgggagattgggttacatagacgccatttcggagttgcTCGACTTCAGAAAAGTCAACGGTgcatcggatggagttcttagaaaattatctgccacggaattgtacatcaaaagagcgcgcaagacagtggcgaagatgatgagattgcaatggacgcaagatctcgatgtcgaatcattagaggccaggggcCACTGTGCAAGCATGGAAGAGctgttagaagtcgtgtcttttcacttgcctcgctacgaacaaaccgtgaaaacgtgtcaaaatgaccccgggcaagtgaatccctctGATTTGACATTCGCAACAGAATttttggccacctacttgttcatcaaggtgaaaggatcgcgtcccatgacttatcaatATCTGACAGTTGAgatggtaaaggcagcaaaggcgAACGGcggtttcatcgatcagaaaacGTTCAAGACTGcgggaaaatacggatttgactctgtgattctgacagatacaagcatgcaaatactcgacggctacattaatttcgtgaggcctttgctcaaaccccagtgtgactttgttttggtcaccaaaaacggaagccaacacagcaaattgggcaacgagatgagcaagttggtctttgacgctattggcaaatacattcaccctacgcgttatcgccaaatcgtcgaAACGCAAAGTCTTCACGCGCTTGACGACAAAGCGCACCAAGTTTTgtctgaagaccaaaaacatagctctatcgttgccaaagtgcactataagaagcggagatcgcgcgaagttgctgtaaaggcccacgaatgtcttcaaaaattacatGGCACCAAAGGCTCAGAGGTGGAtatggaagtgaacactagatttggcagctcaAGTTCCACAGTCACTTTTGAACACGCACggcccaaaatcgataccccGCCCCACTCAAATCGCTTACTTAGTCAGGGCCATCAACGTCGATCGTTGAGATTTACGACAGATGAAGACGATTTTCTAAAAAGGGGTATCTATAAGCACGGGTTTGGACAATGGACGGCTATTTTGAGAGATTCAGATTTTAGTTTCCAGAAAGGCAGGCTGGCCGATTCTTTAAAGAAAAGGGCCGAACTCAAGTTTCTCTTAGACGAAAAACCCTAAAGGACTCTACGAGTGAAAGCTCGTATCTCGCGTTAGTAGTCAAGGCATAGGTGAAGGCAAATCTTTGGTACCAAATggtgaaatttaaaaacaaccACTTTAATCACATTCGGCCTTGCATGGCTGTATTGGTCGTTTACATTAGACGTTCTCAgtgataatttttttccgcGACGTTAAGTAACTTATTATTTCCcttaaaaaaaacttacgaaAACCTAATTCTCTTTTAATCGTGCAACCAGAAGATTTAGATCGAAATGTAGACTATAGAAAATGGGTAACGTTTAAAGACTTTTGGCGTAATTACAGTTTCTGACCCGTCCCTGAATTGCTATTAGTGACGTTGTGTCcagggaagaaaaaaaaaaaacaccaagacTACTATCGTAAATAGATACTTCAATCAGTCACACTCGTAAGGGAGATTGATACTCGGACAGTGTACCGCAATTATTAGTCAATATCATGACTTTGTTTCGTAAGTACTTGTTACACGCGGTTCTAACTACATTAATTAATAAGTCAATCGGTAAGGATCTACGATTGAGAGTGGAAATAACTTGTTATTTTCTTTGACCTCTTGCAAGTTTTCTGGCTTTGGACACGGCGACGCCTCTTTTCTGGAACGGTGAAAGGTAACACTGGGGAAGGCGGACACAGGGTGGCTGTCGTGGTGCGGTTCGTACGAGGGCGTCTTCGGGGTTGGAAACGAAACCTGTCCCTCTTCATCTTCGGCTGTGCTTTGACTGCTTCTCGGTGGAGTACCGAACCACTGGCTTGCCGGGGGCTGGTGTATCACTGGCATGGGGGAACACAGGTCGCGGATCAAATTTACACACAAAGGGTCGACTAGCTGGTGGTTCAAACACAGCCTCTTGCGTTCCTTCACAGCACCTGGTAACTTCATTGTTCCGTGTCGCTCATGGTAGTTGCGCAGCTTGTCGCAGTTCACCTCTAGTAGACTTTTCATCAATTGTCGCTCTTCCTCGTCCCTTGGTTCCTCCGTTCGTCTGCTTTGCTCTGCCATGTCCTTCTCCATTTCTAATAGCCATGGATTTGCAAACGCTACTCTTATCTTCTCTTCCTCCTCTCGATACTGTTTCTCCTCTCGTTGTTTTCGTCTTTCTTCAAGTGCCTTTTCTTGTTTTCGTTCCAACGGCGTAGGTAATGGTTCGTCGGCATCTGTTACAAGCTGGCTCGCCTCTGAATCGTCTACCACGCCAAGATCCACCAGCATTGCTTTGCGGCCGGCCAGACGACGATTACGTATGGCGGTTTTCTGacgcttttttttctttttgcctctCCTCTCTGTTTGTGAGCAGCATCATAAGGTGCCGATAACGTAGACTTCCTTCAGTGGCTTTTTCATGTTCAAAGCGCAGCCTCTCTATTCCATCGGCATCACTGTCTTCTGAAAGTTCTGTATCGCTTTCTGAAGTGGAATGAATCCCCTGAACACTTGTCTGACTGAACTGCGAGTTCTCGATGTCCTCGTCAATAAGAGATACGGATAGGATGTTTTTGAGGTCTTCTTCTGGCAATCCGTGTTCGGTGACAACGGGTTCGGGCGTGGCACTGTCCTCGATGTCGCCAGCGATCTTTTGCGACCATACGATACAATCCATGGCATGTTGTCTCAGCCACTTGTTTGCTTCTGGATTCACATGTGACAGGCTTCTGAAGTGGTATTTGTGTAACCTTTTATCCATTGCTTCGTTATGATCCGCTCCGAAATCTAACTCGGTCTGACAGGTTATGTACATGGACGCATTGCAATGAAATCCTTCAGCCTTCTTCCACTTGACGTCGTGGGAAGTGAAGCCCCCTTGGCAGAGAATTTTCCAGTCGTCTATTTCAAGAAGGCCTGAAAATGCTTCATCGAGGAAGATTACCTCTGTGCAGCTGTCGATCATGGCTTTATTAAAGCTCTTCTGCTTTGTTACCCTTGCAATACGGTTGAGCGGGATGATCTGGAACACTGGTGCAAAAAAAACTGGTCTTTCCACTGTCTGCCGACCCGATCGCACATGGTACAGGCTGTTTGTGCTTCTTTGGGCGAAATAATGCCAAGAAATCTGCACAGAACTGTTGCACTTTGTCCTCTGAAAGACTGTTCCTCAGaatttcctcaaaatatttGGGTTCGGGGTCTTTTAGTCTGTCAAAGTCCACAAATGCTCTGGGAGTTACGACGCCTTTctgtttgaaaaattcaataaaaaaggatttaacATTTAATTGTGAATCACGAGAAGAGGGGGTAGCattttccaatttcttttcccAAGTATTCACGGTATATTTCATTGTTCTTGGCTTGTTCGGAGATCTTGAGGTCATTTTAAcactcaaaaacagaaaaagtataaaactaatttaaaaagaaaaacagtaaaACAAGTCAAAGATTGTTAGCATTATGAAATGGTTACAATGTTATCGCCTCACCTGAGATTCGGAAAGAATGCCCTGGACAAATGATCCAAAACCATCCTCCCTGAACCTCAATTAAGTCTCTGTTGACTTTCAGCTGTGGGATGACTGAACTCTCGGGCTCGCTGAGAATGGGTAGTACTCGCTGTATATGCTGAACAAGGCGATCTTTAAAAGCTTCGTTCCCCATTACATTGGTAAGGAAGGTTTTCATGTTGCAGAGGTACTGATAGGTAAACTGCGATTTGGTTGTCATCTTGTAGACCTCACCACGATAGACTGCGTAATTCAGTTTTCTCAGGACAAGTTGAATATCGTTGCAAAGGACTGTAATCTGGCATGATAGTGGCTTGTGGGGCGCCTGTTCTGGCAAGGCTGGCTGCGATTCATTGGGCAAATTTATATCCAAACCGAAGGTATCCAGCAATAGCCCAGCACGACGTAATTCCTTGACGGTTGAGGTCATCATCGGTTTGAAGTTTTCCAGGACCACTCGAAGACGGACGACGTTTTCCGACGGCGCTGACTGATCTTGCGATTGACTGTTCATATCAAGTTCGTCTTGAAGAGCactagaaataaaaacaaacatcttttAAAGACAATAAAACGCAGTCTTTTGAAATCAAAGCTGGCGCATGGATTGGCATTTTATATTGCAAAACTAAACAAACAGCAATCATTGCCTCCCTGACTAGTACTGCACCCTGGAATTTATATAGTTGGCTCGAAATTAGTAGTTGTTTGCATGGTAAATGACCGTAGAAAATTCTTTTCTCACCTCAGGCAGTGTTGATACGATGACTCCACCAATTGCATTACACAAGGGTTCTTGTGATCCTTTAACACTTGACATAGAACATTTAAGTTTTGACTATTTTGTTTGCGCGATGCTCTGGATGAATAATATTCGAGACCACAACTACTGACTGCTCTTTGGACTTTCAGCGACTTTCATTACTCGTTTGACATGCCACCCAGTACGATATCGCTGGATATGTTTGCTTTCCCGGCGATGAAAGTTGAGAAGCGTTGAGTGTGGTTTCTTCGTTTGAATCTTCGCTTTCGTGGATGTCTTGTGATTTACGGGGAGCTTTTCCGCCCTTCTTTCTGTCCCTTTTCGAAGTGCTGATAGCCGAGAAGGAAAAGCACACTTCTCGCAATTTAGATATCTTGGAATCACATTCATCCCGTTTATCACATATCCAGTTCCATGCATTGTCGATTTCCTCGTCGTCAACTCGCGAAACGCACTTAAAGGCAACAACTGAACACAATTTTTCTATTCTTGCTACGACTTCGCATTCTGCCTTATCTCTAATAGCTTTACTGTTTAGCTGGGAGCAAGAGCTGCTAATCTTGCCAGATCGTGTAATTGAAATGGattggttttttttaaagatttctgcTTTTATATAGGAACcaattacaaaataatgaacCAGTCAGAGCTAAGGAACACACCAAGGATTTAACGACTCTTATGCCTGTAATACAGAGGTGTCGAAAGTCAAAGAAGACGCTTGTCAAAATTAGCCAA
Above is a window of Montipora capricornis isolate CH-2021 chromosome 6, ASM3666992v2, whole genome shotgun sequence DNA encoding:
- the LOC138054062 gene encoding uncharacterized protein, with the protein product MTYQYLTVEMVKAAKANGGFIDQKTFKTAGKYGFDSVILTDTSMQILDGYINFVRPLLKPQCDFVLVTKNGSQHSKLGNEMSKLVFDAIGKYIHPTRYRQIVETQSLHALDDKAHQVLSEDQKHSSIVAKVHYKKRRSREVAVKAHECLQKLHGTKGSEVDMEVNTRFGSSSSTVTFEHARPKIDTPPHSNRLLSQGHQRRSLRFTTDEDDFLKRGIYKHGFGQWTAILRDSDFSFQKGRLADSLKKRAELKFLLDEKP